The Mycolicibacterium smegmatis genome has a window encoding:
- a CDS encoding TAXI family TRAP transporter solute-binding subunit, with translation MGYHGRAAAIRKKSTTTTLRAGAVLGVILLGLTGCGGQRGESDGAASAEPTGCEITSDARLSIATGNTTGVYYTLGGALAEAISQQTDGKLKATAAETSASLQNIQQLVAGTHQVAFSLADTAADAVNGTASFSEKQPIAALARLYPNYTQVIARTDAGINSVADMRGKRVSTGAPNSGTEVIANRMLEAAGLGPGDVQTQRTELGKTVEGMKDGSIDALFWSGGLPTSGITDLIVSRRDQVKFIDVTDTLDKLKEINPIYEAGVIPASTYQTPADVSTVVVPNVLLVKDDMDGNTACVLTKTLFERKDDLVKANKAAEDIELQDARETSPVPLHPGAAKALDELGAAN, from the coding sequence ATGGGATATCACGGTAGAGCAGCAGCCATCCGGAAGAAGTCGACGACGACGACCCTGCGCGCGGGAGCCGTGCTCGGGGTGATCCTGCTGGGACTGACCGGTTGTGGTGGTCAGCGCGGTGAGAGCGACGGCGCGGCCTCGGCCGAGCCGACCGGTTGCGAGATCACCTCCGACGCCCGCCTGAGCATCGCCACCGGCAACACCACCGGGGTGTACTACACGCTGGGCGGTGCCCTGGCCGAGGCGATCAGTCAGCAGACCGACGGCAAGCTCAAGGCCACCGCTGCGGAGACATCGGCGTCGCTGCAGAACATCCAGCAACTCGTGGCGGGCACGCATCAGGTCGCGTTCTCCCTGGCCGACACCGCGGCCGACGCCGTCAACGGCACCGCGTCGTTCAGCGAGAAGCAGCCCATCGCGGCGCTGGCGCGGCTGTATCCCAACTACACGCAGGTCATCGCGCGCACCGACGCCGGGATCAACTCGGTCGCTGACATGCGCGGCAAACGCGTCTCGACGGGGGCGCCGAACTCGGGCACCGAGGTGATCGCCAACCGCATGCTCGAGGCCGCCGGTCTGGGCCCGGGCGACGTGCAGACGCAGCGCACCGAACTCGGCAAGACCGTGGAGGGTATGAAGGACGGTTCCATCGACGCCTTGTTCTGGTCGGGCGGTCTGCCCACCAGCGGCATCACCGATCTGATCGTCAGCAGGCGTGATCAGGTGAAGTTCATCGACGTCACCGACACCCTCGACAAGCTCAAGGAGATCAACCCGATCTACGAGGCGGGGGTGATCCCGGCGAGCACCTACCAGACCCCTGCCGACGTGTCCACGGTCGTCGTGCCGAATGTGCTTCTGGTCAAGGACGATATGGACGGCAACACCGCGTGCGTGCTCACCAAGACGCTCTTCGAGCGCAAGGACGATCTGGTGAAGGCCAACAAGGCGGCCGAGGACATCGAGCTTCAGGACGCGCGTGAGACCAGCCCCGTGCCGTTGCATCCCGGCGCCGCCAAGGCCCTCGACGAGCTGGGCGCGGCGAATTGA
- a CDS encoding TRAP transporter permease encodes MGERETPQPAPLNDAAAAAAYEDEKPARQLSGWVGHVVAAGCVLLGLSAVYQVFFPLAQGNQFALILFLAAVLPLTLLSYRSGLALPARWRRDRSPNRETEPRRDSPSPLDWVLAVVALFACLYPMLPIEIGDGGGGFDEFLGRQGTPGMIDVLVGTIVLLLVLEACRRTTGLALPIVCVLAIGYAYYGGYLPQGAAIAHAGVDWEQIVSSSFLQSTGLYGVPLDVAATYIVLFTIYGAVLEASGASRFFINLSFAAFRKSRAAPGRTVTLAGFLLGSVSGSGTATAVSLGTVAWPVLRKAGYPKENAGGMLAAAGIGAILSPPTLGAAAFIIAEYLGVPYLTVLVWAIVPTLLYYLGILLAVEIDARRYGTREVEVATTSAWRLLARFGYHLASLVLIVVLLAMDVSAVRAVVYATVAAILLSFLDREHRLTPARLYSALATGVRGVLSVAAVCAAAGVVAAMITRTGLGLQLNSILVNTARSIAENPTAVLILTAIFAALAVSVLGLAVPVTASFVIAWVIIGPALQDLGVAAPAVAMFVFYFAVLSEVTPPTALASVAASAITGGRVIATMMQAFKYALPAFLVPFAFVLTENGQGLIGLRSFTDAVWTMAVVALGVVALAVLTGGWMVRRAGWPERALCAPAAALLLYLQPLTIAVGAGLLVLALALNLGLARFRGDEAQSLSATPGT; translated from the coding sequence GTGGGTGAGCGCGAGACACCACAACCGGCACCACTGAACGACGCGGCGGCTGCCGCGGCGTACGAGGACGAGAAACCCGCACGGCAGCTGAGCGGTTGGGTGGGGCACGTGGTGGCCGCGGGTTGTGTGCTGCTGGGCCTGTCCGCGGTCTACCAGGTGTTCTTCCCGCTGGCGCAGGGCAACCAGTTCGCGCTGATCCTGTTCCTCGCGGCCGTGCTGCCGTTGACGCTGCTGAGTTACCGCTCGGGCCTGGCGCTTCCGGCACGGTGGCGGCGCGACCGTTCCCCGAACCGGGAAACCGAGCCGCGGCGCGACAGTCCGAGCCCGCTGGACTGGGTGCTGGCCGTTGTCGCGCTGTTCGCGTGTCTCTACCCGATGCTGCCGATCGAGATCGGTGACGGGGGAGGTGGTTTCGACGAGTTCCTGGGCAGGCAGGGCACGCCGGGCATGATCGATGTGCTGGTGGGCACGATCGTCCTGCTGCTGGTGCTGGAGGCATGCCGGCGCACCACGGGCCTGGCGCTGCCGATCGTGTGCGTGCTGGCGATCGGCTACGCCTACTACGGCGGTTACCTTCCCCAGGGCGCGGCGATCGCGCACGCCGGGGTGGACTGGGAACAGATCGTCAGCTCGTCGTTTCTGCAGTCCACCGGGTTGTACGGCGTGCCACTGGATGTCGCGGCCACCTACATCGTGCTGTTCACGATCTACGGCGCCGTACTCGAGGCCTCCGGTGCCAGCCGGTTCTTCATCAACCTGTCCTTCGCGGCCTTCCGCAAGTCGCGGGCCGCGCCGGGCCGGACGGTGACGCTGGCCGGCTTCCTGCTGGGCAGCGTATCGGGTTCGGGCACCGCGACGGCGGTGAGCCTCGGCACGGTGGCCTGGCCTGTGCTGCGAAAGGCGGGGTACCCCAAGGAGAATGCGGGCGGAATGCTCGCCGCGGCGGGCATCGGCGCGATCCTGTCCCCGCCGACGCTGGGCGCCGCGGCGTTCATCATCGCCGAGTATCTGGGGGTGCCGTACCTGACGGTGCTGGTGTGGGCGATCGTGCCGACCCTGCTGTACTACCTGGGCATCCTGCTGGCCGTCGAGATCGACGCACGGCGTTACGGCACAAGGGAAGTCGAGGTCGCCACCACATCGGCGTGGCGCCTGCTGGCCCGGTTCGGCTATCACCTCGCCTCGCTCGTGCTGATCGTGGTGCTGCTCGCCATGGACGTCTCGGCGGTTCGCGCCGTCGTGTACGCCACGGTCGCTGCGATCCTGCTGTCGTTCCTGGATCGCGAGCACCGTCTCACCCCGGCGCGGTTGTACTCCGCGCTGGCGACCGGCGTCCGGGGAGTGCTGTCGGTCGCGGCGGTCTGTGCGGCCGCGGGTGTCGTCGCGGCGATGATCACCAGGACCGGTCTCGGGTTGCAGTTGAACTCGATCCTGGTCAACACCGCCCGGTCGATCGCGGAAAACCCTACGGCCGTATTGATTCTCACGGCGATCTTCGCCGCGCTGGCGGTCTCGGTGCTCGGTCTCGCGGTTCCGGTGACGGCGTCTTTCGTGATCGCGTGGGTGATCATCGGGCCCGCGTTGCAGGACCTCGGGGTGGCCGCACCCGCCGTGGCGATGTTCGTGTTCTACTTCGCGGTGCTGTCGGAGGTGACGCCACCGACGGCGCTGGCCTCGGTGGCCGCGTCGGCCATCACCGGCGGGCGGGTGATCGCCACCATGATGCAGGCGTTCAAGTACGCGCTGCCTGCGTTCTTGGTGCCGTTCGCGTTCGTGCTGACCGAGAACGGGCAGGGACTGATCGGGCTGCGGTCGTTCACCGACGCGGTGTGGACGATGGCGGTCGTGGCGCTGGGCGTGGTGGCTCTCGCGGTGCTCACCGGCGGGTGGATGGTTCGTCGTGCGGGCTGGCCCGAGCGGGCGCTGTGTGCGCCCGCGGCGGCGCTGCTGCTGTACCTGCAACCGCTGACCATCGCGGTCGGGGCGGGGCTGCTGGTGCTCGCGCTCGCACTGAACCTGGGCCTGGCCCGGTTCCGCGGTGACGAGGCTCAGTCGCTCAGCGCGACTCCAGGTACGTGA
- a CDS encoding response regulator transcription factor, producing MSGLQVVVADDDVLLREGLSSLLDRSGFDVVGQAADAIELLTLVREKTPQLAVVDIRMPPTNTTEGLDAAKVIRNEFPGTGILVLSAHVEVEHATELLASGHGIGYLLKSRVTDVSDFVETLERIAKGASVVDPALVSELVSARRRDDPLAALSAREQEVLMLMAEGRSNAGIARRLWVTEGTVEKHVRSILTKLNLTETADDHRRVRAVITYLESR from the coding sequence ATGAGTGGGCTGCAAGTCGTCGTCGCCGACGACGACGTTCTGTTGCGTGAAGGGCTCTCGAGCCTGCTCGACCGGTCCGGCTTCGACGTCGTCGGCCAGGCCGCCGACGCGATCGAACTGCTCACGCTGGTGCGGGAGAAGACACCGCAGCTGGCGGTCGTCGACATCCGGATGCCCCCGACCAACACCACCGAGGGACTCGACGCCGCCAAGGTGATCCGCAACGAGTTCCCGGGCACCGGCATCCTGGTGCTCTCGGCACACGTCGAGGTGGAGCACGCGACCGAACTGCTCGCGAGCGGTCACGGCATCGGCTATCTGCTGAAGTCACGCGTCACCGACGTGTCCGACTTCGTCGAGACCCTCGAACGCATCGCCAAGGGCGCCTCGGTGGTGGACCCGGCGCTGGTGTCGGAACTGGTGTCCGCGCGCCGGCGCGACGATCCGCTGGCCGCGCTCAGCGCACGCGAGCAGGAGGTGCTCATGCTGATGGCCGAGGGCCGGTCCAACGCGGGTATCGCACGCCGGCTGTGGGTCACCGAGGGCACGGTCGAGAAGCATGTGCGCAGCATCCTGACCAAGCTCAACCTCACCGAGACCGCCGACGATCACCGCCGGGTGCGCGCGGTGATCACGTACCTGGAGTCGCGCTGA
- a CDS encoding MFS transporter produces MTVAGQAHPPTRSGAAETRRAIWNTIRGSSGNLVEWYDVYVYTVFATYFEKQFFAEGDENSTVYVYAIFAVTFLTRPIGSWFFGRFADRRGRRAALTFSVSLMALCSLVIAIVPSREVIGAAAPVILILCRLVQGFATGGEYGTSATYMSEAATRERRGFFSSFQYVTLVGGHVLAQFTLLIILTAFTTEQVHDFGWRIGFAIGGVAAIVVFWLRRTMDESLSEEQLEAIKTGKDTSSGSLGELLTRYPKALLMCFLITLGGTIAFYTYSVNAPAIVKTTYKDQAMTATWINLFGLIFLMLLQPVGGLISDKVGRKPLLLWFGFGGVIYTYILITYLPQTHSAIMSFLLVAGGYIILTGYTSINAVVKAELFPSHIRALGVGVGYALANSLVGGTAPVIYQALKERDQVPLFIGYVTVCIAISLVVYLFFLKNKSETYLDREKGAAFVR; encoded by the coding sequence ATGACGGTTGCCGGCCAGGCACACCCGCCCACGCGATCCGGCGCCGCGGAAACCCGCCGCGCCATCTGGAACACCATCCGCGGATCGTCGGGCAACCTCGTCGAGTGGTACGACGTCTACGTCTACACGGTGTTCGCGACGTACTTCGAGAAGCAGTTCTTCGCCGAAGGCGACGAGAACTCGACGGTCTACGTCTACGCGATCTTCGCGGTGACGTTCCTGACCCGCCCCATCGGCTCGTGGTTCTTCGGGCGCTTCGCCGACCGCCGCGGCAGGCGCGCCGCGCTGACGTTCAGTGTGTCCCTGATGGCGCTGTGCTCTTTGGTCATCGCCATCGTGCCGTCGCGTGAGGTGATCGGTGCGGCCGCACCCGTGATCCTGATCCTGTGCCGCCTGGTGCAGGGCTTCGCCACCGGCGGCGAGTACGGCACGTCGGCCACCTACATGTCGGAGGCCGCAACCCGCGAGCGACGCGGTTTCTTCTCGTCGTTCCAGTACGTCACGCTCGTCGGCGGCCACGTGCTCGCGCAGTTCACGCTGCTGATCATCCTCACGGCGTTCACCACCGAGCAGGTACACGACTTCGGCTGGCGCATCGGCTTCGCGATCGGCGGCGTCGCCGCGATCGTGGTGTTCTGGCTGCGCCGCACCATGGACGAGTCGCTGAGCGAGGAACAACTCGAGGCGATCAAGACGGGCAAGGACACGAGTTCGGGCTCGCTGGGCGAACTGCTCACGCGGTACCCCAAAGCGCTGCTGATGTGCTTCCTGATCACCCTCGGCGGCACCATCGCGTTCTACACCTACAGCGTCAACGCCCCGGCCATCGTCAAGACCACCTACAAGGACCAGGCGATGACCGCGACCTGGATCAACCTGTTCGGGCTCATCTTCCTGATGCTCTTGCAGCCCGTCGGTGGCCTGATCAGCGACAAGGTGGGCCGCAAGCCCCTGTTGCTGTGGTTCGGTTTCGGCGGCGTGATCTACACCTACATCCTGATCACCTACCTGCCGCAGACCCACTCGGCGATCATGTCGTTCCTGCTGGTCGCCGGCGGCTACATCATCCTCACCGGATACACCTCGATCAACGCGGTCGTGAAGGCCGAGCTGTTCCCGTCGCACATCCGCGCGCTCGGCGTCGGCGTCGGCTACGCGCTGGCGAACTCACTGGTGGGTGGCACCGCGCCGGTGATCTATCAGGCCCTCAAGGAACGCGACCAGGTCCCGCTGTTCATCGGCTACGTGACCGTCTGCATCGCGATCTCGCTGGTGGTGTACCTGTTCTTCCTCAAGAACAAGTCCGAGACCTACCTGGATCGCGAAAAGGGTGCGGCGTTCGTCCGGTGA
- a CDS encoding TetR/AcrR family transcriptional regulator translates to MAERRRVEDGITESTLHLLRSGGPRAVTVEAVTSHSGIAKTTIYRRHHNRREMLAAALSGLATPESLDPGADAPDRLRWVIAQAIGTIEDGIGIGGLAALCTEDDPEFNTLFRRILVEQRAALAEVIDAAKTDGSMRDDVDAQTLIDAVVGAYIAESARTGAVADGWQERLFALFWPIVRASA, encoded by the coding sequence ATGGCAGAGCGACGACGCGTTGAGGACGGCATCACCGAATCGACCCTGCACCTGCTGCGCAGCGGAGGTCCGCGCGCCGTCACGGTCGAAGCCGTCACCTCACACTCGGGTATCGCCAAGACCACGATCTACCGGCGCCACCACAACCGGCGCGAGATGCTCGCCGCGGCGCTGTCGGGCCTGGCCACACCCGAATCGCTCGACCCCGGCGCCGACGCGCCCGACCGGCTCCGCTGGGTCATCGCCCAGGCGATCGGGACGATCGAGGACGGCATCGGGATCGGCGGCCTGGCAGCGCTGTGCACCGAGGACGACCCCGAGTTCAACACCTTGTTCCGGCGGATCCTGGTCGAACAGCGCGCGGCCCTGGCCGAGGTGATCGACGCGGCCAAGACCGATGGGTCGATGCGCGACGACGTCGACGCACAAACGCTGATCGATGCCGTGGTCGGCGCCTACATCGCCGAATCCGCCCGCACCGGCGCAGTCGCCGACGGCTGGCAGGAGCGACTGTTCGCGCTCTTCTGGCCGATCGTGCGCGCAAGCGCTTGA
- a CDS encoding 1,4-dihydroxy-2-naphthoate polyprenyltransferase, which yields MASFAQWIEGARPRTLPNAVSPVIAGTGAAAWLDAAVWWKALLALAVSLALIVGVNFANDYSDGIRGTDDVRSGPLRLVGSKLASPRAVLTAAIVSLAVGAVAGLALAVTSAPWLIAVGAVCIAGAWLYTGGKKPYGYQGLGEVAVFIFFGLVAVLGTQYVQALRVDWVGLVLAVAMGSLSSAVLVANNLRDIPTDAQTGKITLAVRLGDVRTRVLFQVLVGVAMVLTLVLMLATPWAAAGLVALPLAARAAAPVRRGLGGKDLIPVLRDTGLTMLVWALAVSIPLAFL from the coding sequence GTGGCCAGTTTCGCGCAGTGGATCGAAGGCGCCCGCCCCCGTACGTTGCCCAACGCCGTATCACCGGTGATCGCCGGCACCGGCGCGGCGGCCTGGCTGGATGCGGCCGTGTGGTGGAAAGCATTGCTGGCGTTGGCCGTCTCGCTCGCGTTGATCGTGGGTGTCAACTTCGCCAACGACTACTCCGACGGCATCCGCGGCACCGACGATGTGCGGTCGGGGCCGCTGCGCCTGGTGGGTTCGAAACTCGCGTCGCCCCGCGCGGTGCTGACCGCGGCGATCGTGAGCCTGGCCGTCGGCGCGGTGGCCGGCCTGGCGCTGGCCGTGACGAGCGCGCCGTGGCTCATCGCCGTCGGCGCGGTGTGCATCGCCGGGGCGTGGCTGTACACCGGCGGCAAGAAGCCCTACGGCTACCAGGGCCTCGGCGAGGTCGCGGTGTTCATCTTCTTCGGCCTGGTCGCGGTGCTCGGCACGCAGTACGTGCAGGCGCTGCGCGTCGACTGGGTGGGCCTGGTGCTCGCGGTCGCGATGGGATCGCTCTCGTCGGCCGTGCTGGTGGCCAACAACCTGCGCGACATCCCGACCGACGCCCAGACCGGCAAGATCACGCTGGCCGTGCGCCTCGGCGACGTCCGCACCCGCGTGCTGTTCCAGGTGCTGGTGGGGGTCGCGATGGTGCTGACACTCGTGCTGATGCTCGCGACACCGTGGGCCGCGGCGGGCCTGGTGGCGCTGCCGCTTGCCGCGCGTGCCGCGGCGCCCGTGCGCCGCGGCCTGGGCGGCAAGGATCTGATCCCCGTGCTGCGTGACACCGGCCTGACCATGCTGGTGTGGGCGCTCGCGGTCTCGATCCCGCTGGCGTTCCTCTAG
- a CDS encoding S-methyl-5'-thioadenosine phosphorylase translates to MMLGVIGGSGFYTFFGSDARAVSVETPYGPPSAPITVGTVGDHEVAFLPRHGVKHEFSPHTVPYRANLWALRSLGVRRVFAPCAVGSLTPDLGPGSIVVPDQLVDRTSGRDDTYFDSGGIHVAFADPYCPTLRAAATGLPGVVDGGTMVVIQGPRFSTRAESRWFASQGFTLVNMTGYPEAVLARELEMCYAAVALVTDLDAGIEVGSGVRAVDVFAEFERNMPPFKKLVFEALEAVEVERTCTHCLTHSGVQLPFELP, encoded by the coding sequence GTGATGCTCGGGGTCATCGGCGGCAGCGGTTTCTACACGTTCTTCGGCTCTGACGCGCGAGCGGTCAGCGTCGAGACCCCGTACGGCCCGCCGAGCGCGCCCATCACGGTGGGCACGGTGGGTGATCACGAGGTGGCGTTCCTGCCGCGGCACGGCGTGAAGCACGAGTTCTCGCCGCACACCGTGCCGTACCGCGCCAACCTGTGGGCGTTGCGCTCTCTCGGGGTGCGACGCGTCTTCGCGCCATGCGCGGTCGGCAGCCTCACGCCGGATCTTGGGCCGGGTTCGATCGTGGTGCCCGATCAGCTGGTCGACCGCACCAGCGGGCGCGACGACACGTACTTCGATTCCGGCGGAATCCATGTCGCCTTCGCCGACCCGTACTGCCCGACGCTGCGCGCCGCGGCCACGGGGCTTCCCGGCGTGGTCGACGGTGGCACCATGGTGGTGATCCAGGGTCCGCGTTTTTCCACGCGCGCCGAGAGCCGCTGGTTCGCGAGCCAGGGCTTCACGCTGGTGAACATGACCGGCTATCCCGAGGCGGTCCTCGCTCGTGAGCTGGAGATGTGTTATGCGGCAGTCGCTTTGGTGACCGATCTGGACGCGGGCATCGAGGTCGGGTCGGGTGTCCGCGCGGTCGACGTGTTCGCCGAGTTCGAGCGCAACATGCCGCCGTTCAAGAAACTCGTCTTCGAGGCACTCGAGGCCGTCGAGGTCGAGCGGACCTGCACGCACTGCCTGACCCACAGCGGGGTGCAGTTGCCCTTCGAGTTGCCATGA